A window from Salvia miltiorrhiza cultivar Shanhuang (shh) chromosome 2, IMPLAD_Smil_shh, whole genome shotgun sequence encodes these proteins:
- the LOC131010336 gene encoding zinc finger CCCH domain-containing protein 6, translated as MGGSQKSKSVSWASEVNLCQVRLFLSEESPSQVGMGTQEHLQAKTWPLQAGGMGSEDNLPPGFELSQPANPWAAKLSHISLVKWKCPPRIEVDSSWRVVAGEESREIETQNQREMRVLEAIYPRPSAIPLNPSALVGAEDSTNNDQCTPVVPITPIEDEDASVDTSYASMGSNITPMIPQQQHSPHGAFLSQVNAALKPTVGFSVTGMEPDIIAAAQAALSSVMSNSDQGNLIDRELLMKILSDRKMIEQLIANHAASASGQNVASSSAQSMPSSSTFHGMPTIGTKNVASSSSPGMPSTSAQYIPNLVSTPKSSFDSVNMAVHRRDPLSGRVTRPEMVVPSSISAASGPFHPPSRTGSIPHLRPSVSDVISAPSPSASAPVTKDINYYKSLIQQHGGERREAMPQFAHQSNQAPGIGQEPLNNTMMKPRDTKPRIMKPCIYFNSSRGCRNGANCTFQHDVTSQQKVNSIPDVQGTKRMKLDREITGA; from the exons GTAAGGCTGTTTTTGTCGGAAGAATCTCCTTCACAGGTTGGAATGGGAACCCAAGAACATCTCCAGGCAAAGACATGGCCGTTGCAGGCAGGTGGCATGGGGTCTGAAGACAACTTGCCCCCGGGCTTTGAGTTAAGCCAACCTGCAAATCCTTGGGCAGCGAAGCTATCTCATATATCTCTAGTGAAATGGAAATGTCCTCCTAGG ATTGAAGTAGATAGCTCTTGGCGAGTCGTTGCTGGGGAAGAAAGCAGAGAAATAGAAACCCAGAATCAACGAGAAATGAGAGTGCTAGAAGCAATATATCCACGCCCGTCAGCCATTCCATTAAA CCCTTCTGCATTAGTCGGTGCAGAAGACTCAACTAACAATGACCAATGCACTCCTGTGGTTCCCATCACACCAATTGAAGATGAAGATGCTTCAGTGGATACATCGTATGCCTCCATGGGATCAAACATAACTCCCATGATTCCCCAGCAACAGCACTCGCCTCATGGGGCATTTTTATCTCAGGTTAATGCTGCTTTAAAACCTACTGTTGGTTTTTCAGTAACGGGCATGGAGCCTGATATCATCGCAGCTGCACAAGCTGCCTTGTCATCAGTCATGTCGAATAGTGATCAGGGGAACCTGATAGATCGTGAGCTGCTCATGAAAATTCTTAGTGACCGGAAAATGATTGAGCAACTTATTGCAAACCATGCTGCATCTGCAAGCGGGCAAAATGTCGCATCATCTAGTGCGCAGAGCATGCCATCCTCTTCCACCTTCCATGGTATGCCGACTATTGGAACCAAAAATGTTGCATCGTCTAGTTCGCCTGGAATGCCCTCAACCAGTGCACAGTATATCCCCAATTTGGTGTCAACTCCTAAGAGTTCTTTTGATTCAGTTAATATGGCCGTCCATAGAAGAGATCCACTCTCTGGTCGCGTCACAAGACCAGAAATGGTTGTTCCGTCATCTATTTCTGCAGCATCTGGACCTTTTCATCCTCCAAGTAGGACAGGATCCATCCCCCATCTACGACCATCAGTATCCGATGTCATATCCGCGCCCTCTCCATCAGCATCAGCTCCTGTAACAAAGGATATCAACTATTATAAGAGCCTCATTCAGCAAcatggaggagagagaagagaggctATGCCCCAGTTTGCTCATCAGAGCAACCAAGCGCCGGGGATAGGTCAAGAACCTCTGAATAACACGATGATGAAACCAAGGGACACGAAGCCAAGGATAATGAAGCCTTGCATCTATTTCAACAGTTCGAGGGGTTGCAGGAACGGAGCAAACTGCACCTTTCAGCACGATGTAACATCGCAGCAGAAAGTCAATAGTATTCCAGATGTTCAAGGTACTAAGAGAATGAAACTGGACAGGGAAATTACTGGTGCATAA